The nucleotide sequence AGGCATACCTGAACATACGTTTAGTCCGGTCCGTCCAGGAGATATCAAATATAAAGACGTAAATGAGGATGGCGTTATAAATGATTTAGACCGAACCGCTATTGGTGGGACATGGAATCCCCAGATTGTTTATGGTTTTGGATTGAACCTTCAATACAAGAATATTGACTTCGGATTCTTCTTTCAGGGTAATGCAAAAACTAACCGCATGATTGGAGGAAGTAACTTTATTCCAGGTAGCGGAGATGGTTCTATGGGTAACATTATGTCTAATTACCAAGACCATTGGACGGTGGACAATCCAAGTCAGGATGTTTTCTGGCCACGTTTGTCAAGTTCAAGAAATGCGAATAATACACAAGAGTCAACCTGGTGGCTTCATGATATGAGCATGTTACGTTTAAAGAATGTAGAAATAGGATATAATTTCTCTAAAAAGAAATTATTACCAAACTTTATTCAGAGTGCCCGCCTATTTGTAACGGGATCAAACCTGCTGCAGTTCTCCGGATTCAAACTATGGGATCCAGAGTTGGATACTTCTAACGGACTTCGTTACCCTATTATGAAATCGGCTTCTTTTGGATTAGAAATTAATTTTTAAATCATTAATCGAAAACGTATGAAACTTATTAAATATGCATTATTAGCCTTTGGGCTTACAGCATTCAGCTCCTGTTCTGACTATTTGGATAAACAGCCTGATGATATGCTTACCCTCGAAATGGTTTTCAACGACAAAACAAGAACAGAAGATTGGTTAGCCGGCTGTTATTCAAGTATACCAGACCCGTTATGGGGCGGAGCATACGGTAACGGACAGAATGGATTAGGTCCGTTAGGCGACGATGCCGCTCCTTCAACTGGATGGGAAAAATTTGGTTGGAATATTATTGCCAAACAAACCGGTAACTGGAGTCCTAATTCAGGAGATGGCCATGGTTATTGGGCTTTGCTTCCAAAGCGAATCCGTACTGCTCTTATTTTTATAGAAAATGTAAAGCCTAATCCAGCTCAACTTATACTTGAAGCGGATGTGGAAAACATGAAAAATGAAGCTCGTTTCTTAATTGCCTACTATAACACTCTTTTGGTGGAAATTTACGGACCAGTTCCATTTAATCCAAACAAGCTGCTTACCGGAGAAAGTACTTCCGAAGAAATTATGGCAGGTCAGACTCCCTATGATCAGATAGTAGATTGGATTGATAAGGAGCTAGTAGACTTGTCTAAAAAACTACCTGCCTCGTATACTGATAAAAAGAAGTATGGCCGCGCCACTTCCATTATGTGTTTGGCAGTAAGAGCCCGTTTATTACTGTTTGCCGCAAGTCCGTTGGTTAATGGAAATCCAGATTACAAAGGGCATGTAAACTTCAAAGGCGAAGAGCTCTTTAATTCAACCTACGATCCTCAGAAATGGGTAAGAGCGGCTAACGCCTGCAAGGAACTTATCGACGCAGCCCAGGCTGCAGGACATGGATTATATTATGAATACAATCCCGACGGCAGCATCGATCCATTCTTGTCATACCAAAATATGCAATTCAAAAAGTCAACCGAAGGCAACAAGGAAATTCTGTTTGCCCGTCCGGATTGCGACTATGGATCAATAAACAGACACGCAACACCGAGAGGTTGCGCCGGTAACGGTGGATACGGAGTTACCCAATCATTGGTAGACGCCTTCTTTATGGAAAATGGCTTGCCTCCAATTTTAGGATACAATGCAGACGGCAGTCCAATTATTAACCAGGCTTCCGGTTACAAAGAAAAGGGATTCTCCGAAGCACCCGAAATCCGTAAAACACAATGGATCGAATCTCAAGGAGACGGTAAGGTCACATTGGAAGGTACCTATAACATGTACACGCACAGAGAGCCACGTTTTTATGTTTCCGTGTTGTACAACCGTGCCTGGTATCGTTCAGAAAACAGAACAACCCGTTTCATGATTGGAGAATGGGACGGTGGACCAACACACGATGCTCCGCAAAATGGCTATTTGATGAGAAAATCAGTTCATCCTGATCATGAAGCACGTAACAACGTATTCCCTTACTACCCGGGCATCCTGTACCGTATGGGTGAAGCTTATCTGAACTATGCGGAAGCATTAAACGAAGCCAAACCAGGCGATCCTGATATCCTTAAATATTTGAATCTCATCAGAGAAAGAGCTGGTGTTCCTCAATATGGTTCTGGTCAGGGAATGATTGCAGCTCCTTCCAATCAAAATGATATGCGCGTAGCCATTCATCGAGAACGTCGCGTTGAATTAAACTGCGAGAACATTATCCGTTACTTTGATATCCGCCGTTGGAAAGAAGGCGAAAAGTGTCTGAACGGACCATTCTACGGAATGAACTTTATGGGCGAAAAAGTAAGCGACGACGATAGCGATCCTAAAGCTTTCTTTACCCGTAAGGTATATCAACGCCGTGTATTCGAAAAGAAACAATACTGGTTCCCGGTTCCGCAATGGGAAATGGATAAGAACCCCAATCTGGTTCAGAATCCGTTCTGGAAATAAGCATAATCAAAAACGCCCGGCCTATAAAGACCGGGCGTTTTTTTATTCGTACCAGTAAACCTGTAATCAGATCAAAGACATGTACTTCTTATTTTTCTAATAAGGCAACAGTGCACCAAAGATAAGGGGCTTGTCCATGAAAGTCACCTATACGGCGCGGTCGATCATAATAGTACTGTTTGTCGTTCTTCTTGTTAGTTCCAACACAAACCTCCGTTACGTCGCCATTTTCATTGATGTATGAAACCAACGCCATCCAGGCCTTTCGGGCAGCCGGTGCATATTCCTTCGCATCCAGCCATCCATGCTTTACACCCGTGATAAAGGCAAAAGTAAACATGGCAGATCCGGAAGTTTCAGCCCAGCAATCCGGTTCGTCAATCAACTGATTCCACAAACCGTTGGGCATCTGAAATTTTTTAAGGCTACTCATCATTGTACGGTAACCTGTCAGTATACGAGGACGATCCTTATGGTCTTTTGGTAAACAACGAAGTAATTCTGCCATCCCAGCAGCCATCCAACCATTTCCGCGTCCCCAATAGAAAGGAACATCCGGCGCATGATAGAACAATCCGTTTGGCCGTTGCAGTTCTTCCAGATAAAGCACCATTTCCTTAGCCGCACGATCCAGGTATTTACGATCGCCTGTCACTTTATAGGCTTGCGTCTGCACAATGGTAATCATATACATGTCGTCAATCCACATACGCGTTTGCCAGGTATATCCTTTTTCAGCCCAGGCTTTTTCTTCCGGTTTCGCATTTTCTGGAACTTGCCACTGAGTATCTGCATACGATATCCCAAGATCGAGGTATCTCTTCTCTTTTGTTATCCGATAAAGCTCCAATGGTAAACTTCCAAACATATTCAGATCGACATGATTCTTTATAGGCAACAGCTCTTTTTCTGTTGTAAACAAAGGCTCAAACTTGTCTTGCAACAATTTACCAAGTTCCTTATTATTTGTTACCGCGGCAAATTTAAGAGACCCGTTCCAGTTAAAAGTTTCCGGATAGCTAATCCATTTACCCCCGTGAAGCATGTGCTTACTTTCCGTAAAACGGTACGCCAGCCGCTTTCCTACTTCTTGGGGCGTAAATCCTTTGGGAAAGTCTGTCAGCATCGCATCCTGCGCAAACAACAACTGGAAAGGTAAAAAAAATAATAATGCAACTGTTTTCTTATTTATAATCATAGCCATACTATTTATATGTAAATCAGAGATCAATTTGTCGTTTTATCTTCATCAGCAACCGCATCTTCCCAATTATCCCATTTAGGAGTAGCCGGGTCGTACCCTTCATAACCATAGTTCTGACTCAGTATACCTTTGTTGTTAGCCGTAATTGCCGCATAAGGAATTGGCCAATAAAGATTCTTTTTGTCCATGGTATAATTGGGATTACTGTTACCGGTAGCATCAATCTGCACAGCACCCTTGTTATACATGCTGTAGTGAAAAATGCGTTGATACCAATAACTTCCCCCCGCTGGATCAACCCCGCTTTGCTTGTCGAAGTTATCAAGGGTATAAATGTTCCCCCATTCGTCGGGTTTACCACTACGTGCAAGACAAAGCGACACACGAGTCAGTTCCACATTACGCCATTCTTCCCAAAACAATTCACGGGCACGCTCATTCATAATGTCTCCAATGGTAACAGCCCCTTTATACAACTCGGCACATTTTGCCCTCTGTCTCAGTACATTCAAATCATCCTTAATTGTAGCATCGTTCTCATTCATGTAATATTTGGCCTCTGCCCGAAGAAGATACGCTTCCGCCAAACGATAAAGATACCAATCGGCAATACCGCCGTTCGTTGCACCTCTGTTACCATCGGAACCTCCTATGTTCGCTTCATTCATAGGGTCATCCAAATACAATTTGTAATGGGGGAAATCGAACCATCGGCGAATGGTGTCGCTACACAACAGCGTACCGTTTGAAGGATTATACAGTTTGATGTACTTACCAAATTCCGATGATGCTTTGTTATTTACATAGAAAGAATCCATACGCATCCAGTTACCCACTTCCGAATTGTGGCGCAAGTCAGCGTTATCCACCACACCATTCACATTCCACAAAGCATTGGTATAAAAATAAGTAGGACGGAATGTTGCAATACCACGTCCAAATGCCCTCATATAATCATACTTCGGATTATAATCGGCATGGTTCCGCTTTAAATTCAGCATAGCCTGTTTACCATCCTTCGTTTTTACCCTACCATCGAAAAACATAGGATACAAAATACGCATTGTAAGCATTTTAACAAAGGACTCCTGATCCGAACCACGATTTGGCATACCCATGATAACCTCCTTATTGGCAGAGATAAGCTTGTTCTCGGCTCGATGTAAATCCCAGATCACATTACGGGTAATCTTCCATGTCTGCGGCTCTCCACCGTCATTAAATGTACCAAAGTTATTTTGCATGAGCGAAAAGCCCGACTGATCAATCAAGATATCAGTTTGCTCTTTGGCTTTGGCATACTCGCCCATGGCCAGATAACACTTGGCCAACAACATGCGACACGCACCCTTGTTCACCATACCAATCATACTCATGTTTTTTTGATCGGGCACCCATTGCACAGCAAACTCCATATCCTTGGTAATCATTTGCAGAATAGCATCACGCTTTGTGCTGCGGTAATTCTGCTTAGGAACCTCCAGCACCTTGGTTACAAGAGGCACATCACCAAATTGAAACACCAAAGACATATAACGGAAGGCACGATGAAAATAAGCCCTTCCTTTATAGGCGTTTTTTGTAGCATCATCTAAGCTCTCAACATTATCCACAAACTGAATAACAGTATTAGCATACATGATCCCTTTATAAGATTCTTCCCAAAAAAACCAGATACTGTTTGTCCTGTCAAGATTTTGCTGCGTAGTTTCACTTGTAGGCGTGAGCATATTGGCCACATCGCAGAGCATATTTCGCTTGTCGGTCGCACTGGCAACCATCAAATCGGAAAAGATATACTCCGTTCCAAGGGAAAGCATTTCGTTATGATCGGTCGCCCAATACAGTTTAAGGTGACGGTCACATATCGCCATGGCCGACATCAAGCCCGTTTCGGTACTGAATGTGGCCCCCGGTTCGTAAAACGACAGAGGTTCGGGCTTCAAAAATTCCTCTTCGCAGCTGCTAAACAACATTAAGCTGCCCATGACTATGGCGAGGCATATACGATTCAATTTATGAGTTATCAATTTCATTTCTGTTACTATTAAAGTTAAAAAGATAAATTCAATCCCAATGAATAAACACGTGTGGCCAATCCGCCGGTTTCAGGATCACCGTATTCCCAGTCTTTTGCCCAGACTGCAACGTTACGGATATTGCCATACACCTTCACACGTTCAACATCCAGTTTTGATGTCCACTTTTTCGGAAGCGTATAACCCACCGAAATATTGTCAAGACGAATAAACGAGCGGTCGTACAATTTTTCTGCTCCTGCAGCACCCGTAGGTCCCTTAGCCTCAATACGCGCGTACTTGTTGGTAGGGTTATCAATTGTCCAGTATTCTTTGGCAGGCAGATTTAACAAACCGTAATTCAAACGCCCGCCATCGTCATCATTATTAAGATAATTACCCGACAAACTTTTGTGTCCCATTCTGGAATAGATGTTAAACGAAACACTGAGGTTTTGCCAAAATACAAACTCGTTGCGAATAGACCAATGAATAGGCGGTGTAGTTTGTCCGAGAAACTCCTTATCCTTATCATTATACACAGGCACTACAGTACCATCGGCCTTAACCACATCGTCGGCCGTATAATTGTTCGCCACTTTCGGATCGCCGGGTACCTGTCCATATTTTTTGGCTTCCTCAACCTCATTGGCCTGCCAGATTCCCTTAACACGATAGTTCCATATCGAGCTGATAGGCTGTCCGATAAACCATCCGTTTGATATATCGTCCATTTCTTTCGTCCCGATAACATTCCCTTGTGCATCAAGTGTATTCTGGTTCTCGTAATAAAGATGCTTAATCTCATTCTTGTTATATGAGAAACCCAAAGTGGTAGTCCATTCCAGCGTTCTATTCTTGATATTAAGCGTCCTTAATGAAATTTCAAACCCACGGTTATCTACCTGACCCAAATTGGTTGTAATGTTTGTAAATCCGGTAAAACTTGGCAGACGCTGATTCATAATCATATCATTGGTACGCATGTCGTAGTATTCCAGACTTCCCGAAATACGGTCGTTTAGAAACCCAAAATCAAGTCCAAAGTTCCATGATGCGGTTTTTTCCCACTGCAAATTAGGATTTGCCAACCTGTCGGCCATTAAATAACGCATTAACTCCAATTCACCCGCCTGGTTAAGATATCCTTGCATTTTACCGGCGCCTTCGTAAAGATTAGCCAGTGCTACATAAGGATTATCCAGCGAGC is from uncultured Macellibacteroides sp. and encodes:
- a CDS encoding RagB/SusD family nutrient uptake outer membrane protein; translated protein: MKLIKYALLAFGLTAFSSCSDYLDKQPDDMLTLEMVFNDKTRTEDWLAGCYSSIPDPLWGGAYGNGQNGLGPLGDDAAPSTGWEKFGWNIIAKQTGNWSPNSGDGHGYWALLPKRIRTALIFIENVKPNPAQLILEADVENMKNEARFLIAYYNTLLVEIYGPVPFNPNKLLTGESTSEEIMAGQTPYDQIVDWIDKELVDLSKKLPASYTDKKKYGRATSIMCLAVRARLLLFAASPLVNGNPDYKGHVNFKGEELFNSTYDPQKWVRAANACKELIDAAQAAGHGLYYEYNPDGSIDPFLSYQNMQFKKSTEGNKEILFARPDCDYGSINRHATPRGCAGNGGYGVTQSLVDAFFMENGLPPILGYNADGSPIINQASGYKEKGFSEAPEIRKTQWIESQGDGKVTLEGTYNMYTHREPRFYVSVLYNRAWYRSENRTTRFMIGEWDGGPTHDAPQNGYLMRKSVHPDHEARNNVFPYYPGILYRMGEAYLNYAEALNEAKPGDPDILKYLNLIRERAGVPQYGSGQGMIAAPSNQNDMRVAIHRERRVELNCENIIRYFDIRRWKEGEKCLNGPFYGMNFMGEKVSDDDSDPKAFFTRKVYQRRVFEKKQYWFPVPQWEMDKNPNLVQNPFWK
- a CDS encoding glycoside hydrolase family 88 protein, producing the protein MNKKTVALLFFLPFQLLFAQDAMLTDFPKGFTPQEVGKRLAYRFTESKHMLHGGKWISYPETFNWNGSLKFAAVTNNKELGKLLQDKFEPLFTTEKELLPIKNHVDLNMFGSLPLELYRITKEKRYLDLGISYADTQWQVPENAKPEEKAWAEKGYTWQTRMWIDDMYMITIVQTQAYKVTGDRKYLDRAAKEMVLYLEELQRPNGLFYHAPDVPFYWGRGNGWMAAGMAELLRCLPKDHKDRPRILTGYRTMMSSLKKFQMPNGLWNQLIDEPDCWAETSGSAMFTFAFITGVKHGWLDAKEYAPAARKAWMALVSYINENGDVTEVCVGTNKKNDKQYYYDRPRRIGDFHGQAPYLWCTVALLEK
- a CDS encoding RagB/SusD family nutrient uptake outer membrane protein — translated: MKLITHKLNRICLAIVMGSLMLFSSCEEEFLKPEPLSFYEPGATFSTETGLMSAMAICDRHLKLYWATDHNEMLSLGTEYIFSDLMVASATDKRNMLCDVANMLTPTSETTQQNLDRTNSIWFFWEESYKGIMYANTVIQFVDNVESLDDATKNAYKGRAYFHRAFRYMSLVFQFGDVPLVTKVLEVPKQNYRSTKRDAILQMITKDMEFAVQWVPDQKNMSMIGMVNKGACRMLLAKCYLAMGEYAKAKEQTDILIDQSGFSLMQNNFGTFNDGGEPQTWKITRNVIWDLHRAENKLISANKEVIMGMPNRGSDQESFVKMLTMRILYPMFFDGRVKTKDGKQAMLNLKRNHADYNPKYDYMRAFGRGIATFRPTYFYTNALWNVNGVVDNADLRHNSEVGNWMRMDSFYVNNKASSEFGKYIKLYNPSNGTLLCSDTIRRWFDFPHYKLYLDDPMNEANIGGSDGNRGATNGGIADWYLYRLAEAYLLRAEAKYYMNENDATIKDDLNVLRQRAKCAELYKGAVTIGDIMNERARELFWEEWRNVELTRVSLCLARSGKPDEWGNIYTLDNFDKQSGVDPAGGSYWYQRIFHYSMYNKGAVQIDATGNSNPNYTMDKKNLYWPIPYAAITANNKGILSQNYGYEGYDPATPKWDNWEDAVADEDKTTN